In one window of Prevotella fusca JCM 17724 DNA:
- a CDS encoding TrkH family potassium uptake protein: protein MLNLKLISKILGSLLWIEGVLMLCCLFVSLLYHSVDIMAFAWSILITVGAGIVFRLLGRNADNLLGRRDAYFVVTVSWVFFTLFGTLPFMLSGCIGNFTDAFFESMSGFTTTGATIIDYPEWLPKGLLFWRSLTQWIGGLGIVFFTIAILPSMVGGSVKVFAAEATGPIKSKLHPRLSMSAKWIWIVYVVLTIACIFSYKLCGMGWFDAFNYSMTSTATGGFATESGSIMTFHSPAEEYVCALFCFLSGVNFTLLYASVIGMDIKKLLKNSEFRFYVIMVLSFALFIAFQLVYRNHYDIEHAFRSAIFQVVSFITTTGLFSDDAAKWPHVTWVVLAACMFFGGCSGSTSGGIKSIRGVMLLKVVRNEFRQILHPNAVLPMKVDGVNIPQSKRVTLLGFIGLYLILTLFCAFTMIAFGIDNTNAITITLSCLGNVGPTLGMEIGPTMSWVQLPGFAKWICSFLMLVGRLELFTVLVLFTPAFWKEN from the coding sequence ATGCTGAATCTGAAACTTATCTCCAAGATTCTTGGCTCCCTGTTATGGATAGAGGGCGTGTTGATGCTCTGTTGTCTGTTTGTGTCATTGTTATATCATAGCGTTGACATCATGGCTTTTGCATGGAGCATCCTTATTACGGTGGGTGCAGGCATCGTGTTCCGTTTGCTGGGACGCAATGCCGATAACCTCTTGGGGCGTCGTGATGCTTATTTTGTGGTAACCGTTTCTTGGGTGTTTTTTACGCTGTTCGGTACGTTGCCGTTTATGCTCAGCGGCTGTATCGGCAACTTCACGGATGCGTTCTTTGAATCGATGTCGGGTTTTACTACGACGGGTGCAACGATTATCGACTATCCCGAATGGCTGCCAAAGGGACTCCTCTTCTGGCGTTCACTCACACAGTGGATTGGCGGATTGGGTATTGTATTCTTCACTATTGCCATCCTTCCTTCCATGGTGGGTGGTTCGGTAAAGGTGTTTGCAGCTGAAGCAACCGGACCTATCAAGAGTAAGCTGCATCCTCGTTTGAGTATGAGTGCCAAGTGGATATGGATAGTCTACGTGGTTCTGACCATTGCCTGTATCTTCAGTTATAAGCTCTGTGGTATGGGGTGGTTTGATGCTTTCAATTATTCCATGACGAGCACGGCGACAGGTGGTTTTGCTACCGAGAGTGGTTCTATCATGACATTCCATTCTCCTGCCGAGGAGTATGTCTGTGCACTGTTCTGTTTCCTCTCGGGTGTCAATTTCACCTTGTTATATGCGTCAGTCATAGGTATGGATATCAAGAAGCTGCTGAAGAACAGTGAGTTCCGTTTCTATGTGATAATGGTACTTTCGTTTGCCCTCTTCATAGCCTTTCAGCTTGTTTACCGCAATCATTATGATATAGAGCATGCTTTCCGAAGTGCCATCTTCCAGGTTGTTTCCTTCATTACAACGACAGGACTTTTCAGCGATGATGCTGCCAAGTGGCCTCATGTGACGTGGGTTGTCCTGGCTGCCTGTATGTTCTTTGGCGGCTGTTCAGGCTCCACAAGTGGTGGTATCAAGAGTATTCGTGGTGTGATGTTGTTGAAGGTGGTACGCAATGAGTTCCGTCAGATTCTGCATCCTAATGCAGTCTTGCCAATGAAGGTTGACGGTGTGAATATCCCACAGTCGAAGCGTGTGACCCTCTTGGGATTCATCGGGCTCTACCTTATCTTGACGCTCTTCTGTGCCTTTACGATGATAGCTTTCGGCATTGACAACACAAATGCCATTACCATTACGCTGAGTTGTCTTGGTAATGTCGGTCCTACTTTGGGTATGGAGATTGGTCCTACGATGTCATGGGTGCAGCTGCCCGGTTTTGCCAAGTGGATTTGTTCTTTCCTTATGCTTGTAGGTCGTCTGGAACTCTTCACGGTTCTGGTGCTGTTCACGCCTGCTTTCTGGAAAGAGAATTAA
- a CDS encoding DUF4840 domain-containing protein: protein MKKNHLLLLVVALMMTFSFTSCLNDDFDGKAKQNRPTQAELKAASKTIQGTYQGKLFTYTFNSTNNTIQKKDSVITSWEITDDTTLVVKRFPSKLLANNVTNADLKQAIEALPDQEVKCAVSIFNVNPILFYIAPYRLDLGKLTYGGKTHDVSVGFIFNPNNTYGGYDNAKKITGFRLIESVVLIDGTTDKSLYRGFEIFDFRSEPKK, encoded by the coding sequence ATGAAAAAGAATCATTTATTACTTTTAGTCGTTGCGCTTATGATGACTTTCTCATTTACTTCTTGTCTGAATGATGATTTTGACGGGAAGGCAAAGCAAAACCGACCCACACAGGCAGAGTTGAAGGCTGCCAGCAAAACCATTCAAGGAACTTATCAAGGAAAGCTGTTTACCTACACTTTTAATTCAACGAACAATACTATTCAGAAGAAAGATTCAGTAATCACCAGCTGGGAAATCACGGATGACACTACGCTTGTGGTGAAGAGGTTTCCAAGTAAACTGTTGGCAAACAACGTTACAAATGCTGACTTGAAGCAGGCTATAGAGGCTTTGCCTGACCAGGAAGTTAAGTGTGCGGTAAGCATCTTTAATGTGAACCCGATTCTTTTCTATATTGCACCCTATCGGCTGGATTTGGGTAAGCTGACTTATGGCGGGAAGACGCACGATGTCTCTGTCGGCTTCATCTTCAATCCGAACAATACGTATGGTGGATATGACAACGCCAAGAAAATTACAGGTTTCCGCCTTATTGAGTCAGTTGTGCTGATTGACGGAACTACAGACAAGTCATTATATAGAGGTTTTGAAATCTTCGACTTTAGGTCAGAGCCTAAGAAATAA
- a CDS encoding phosphatase PAP2 family protein, whose product MKVITCLAMALMVSEACHATVNDEEILSDSVLYTVESNNVVAGKTDSIQTDVSTLSIIKRDENSINEVNDAERRLPAHNLKTDMSWASLSWFAAGLALRSERKQIKNIRQKFQYNFHNTVDDYLQYSPLLLTTGLKMAGIEGRSKWGRYAVSATASYAVMALLVNSIKYSAREQRPDGSTCNSFPSGHTATAFAAATILHKEYGLTRSPWYSIGGYLLATATGCMRVLNNRHWVSDTFAGAGVGILSTELGYTLADLLFRQKGLLRPDRIDAPLFSDQPSFFSVQMGLGLGEQKLDLMKGNDILQDDYEEYRVRTLKLSRAISIGSEGAYFFNRNIGVGGRLRVVSRNVKNWSDFTQCSICNLAKILPDLEGFIDDYSLTVESNHMAEFSVSGGLYFNFPLSRRLSIGSKLLVGRSYLQGIKITANVSGHQRDLDFSVEQNNGGQEYVCEVLGNKQDNGKPYSTSWDFLNVSGNRAITVGTGLSLNFAYKSLMAWRFFLDYDFCHRTYSTHYYPSAFLKAAARNVSFGGSPVSRPDEYVSPYVTSRKRNISQFVLGAAFSITF is encoded by the coding sequence ATGAAAGTGATAACTTGTCTTGCAATGGCACTGATGGTGTCAGAAGCCTGCCATGCAACAGTAAATGATGAAGAAATACTGTCGGATTCTGTCTTATACACTGTAGAAAGCAACAATGTTGTTGCAGGGAAAACAGACAGCATACAGACGGATGTTTCCACCTTATCTATAATAAAGAGGGACGAAAACAGCATAAATGAAGTAAACGATGCGGAAAGAAGACTGCCTGCACATAACCTGAAGACCGATATGAGTTGGGCAAGTCTTTCTTGGTTTGCTGCAGGACTGGCTTTGAGAAGCGAGCGGAAACAGATAAAGAATATACGACAGAAATTCCAGTATAACTTTCATAATACAGTGGACGACTACCTGCAATATTCTCCCCTTCTGCTGACAACGGGACTGAAGATGGCAGGCATTGAGGGACGCAGCAAATGGGGACGATACGCCGTCAGCGCAACTGCATCTTATGCGGTTATGGCACTGTTAGTGAACAGCATAAAGTATTCTGCGCGTGAGCAGCGTCCCGACGGCTCAACATGTAATTCCTTTCCTTCCGGACATACAGCAACGGCGTTTGCAGCTGCGACGATATTGCACAAGGAATATGGGCTGACACGCAGTCCGTGGTACAGCATCGGTGGATACCTCCTTGCAACAGCTACGGGCTGTATGCGTGTCCTGAACAACAGACATTGGGTTAGTGACACCTTTGCCGGTGCAGGAGTCGGTATCTTGTCCACGGAACTGGGCTACACGCTTGCCGACCTTCTTTTCAGGCAGAAGGGTCTGCTCCGCCCTGACCGCATCGATGCTCCGCTCTTCAGTGATCAGCCGTCTTTCTTCAGTGTGCAGATGGGCTTGGGACTTGGGGAACAGAAGCTCGACCTGATGAAAGGAAATGATATACTGCAGGATGACTATGAAGAGTACAGGGTCAGGACTTTGAAATTGTCCCGTGCCATATCCATCGGAAGCGAGGGTGCCTATTTCTTCAATCGCAATATTGGTGTTGGTGGACGGCTGCGGGTCGTGTCGCGTAATGTCAAGAACTGGTCTGATTTTACACAATGTTCTATATGTAACTTGGCAAAAATATTGCCGGACCTTGAGGGTTTCATTGATGACTATTCGCTTACCGTAGAATCCAATCACATGGCGGAGTTCTCCGTCAGTGGCGGACTTTATTTTAACTTCCCGCTCTCTCGCCGCTTGTCGATTGGTTCAAAACTTCTTGTTGGCAGAAGCTATCTGCAAGGGATAAAGATTACTGCCAATGTCAGCGGACACCAGCGCGACTTGGATTTCTCTGTCGAACAGAATAACGGAGGGCAGGAGTATGTATGTGAGGTGTTGGGAAATAAGCAGGATAATGGCAAGCCATACTCTACATCGTGGGACTTTTTGAATGTCTCGGGTAATCGTGCCATAACTGTCGGCACGGGACTTTCACTCAACTTCGCCTATAAGTCGCTTATGGCGTGGCGTTTCTTCCTGGATTACGACTTCTGTCACCGAACCTACTCCACGCATTATTACCCTTCTGCCTTCCTGAAGGCAGCAGCACGCAATGTCAGTTTTGGGGGTTCTCCTGTTTCACGTCCTGATGAGTACGTGTCACCTTACGTTACTTCCCGGAAGCGTAATATATCACAGTTTGTCTTGGGGGCTGCCTTCTCAATCACATTCTGA
- the dnaK gene encoding molecular chaperone DnaK: MGKIIGIDLGTTNSCVSVFEGNEPVVIANSEGKRTTPSIVGFVEGGERKVGDPAKRQAITNPEKTVYSIKRFMGETYAQCQKEAERVPFKVVNEGGYPRVQIDDRKYTPQEISAMVLQKMKKTAEDYLGQEVTDAVITVPAYFSDSQRQATKEAGQIAGLNVQRIVNEPTAAALAYGVDKANKDMKIAVFDLGGGTFDISILEFGGGVFEVLSTNGDTHLGGDDFDQVIIDWLADGFKSEEGIDLRKDPMAMQRLKEAAEKAKIELSSSSSTEINLPYITAEGGVPKHLVKTLTRSQFEQLAHNLIQACLVPCQNAIRDAKLQTSDIDEVILVGGSSRIPAVQTLVKNYFGKEPSKGVNPDEVVAVGAAIQGAILNKESGVGDIVLLDVTPLTLGIETMGGVMTKLIDANSTIPCKKSEVFSTAADNQTEVTIHVLQGERPMAAQNKSIGQFNLTGIAPARRGVPQIEVTFDIDANGILNVSAKDKATGKEQSIRIEASSGLSEEEINRMKAEAEQNAENDKKEREKIDKLNQADSMIFTTENFLKDNGDKVPADQKSGIESALQQLRDVHKSADVAAIDTAINNLNTVMQAASQQMYSQAGAQAGPQPGADAGQQEQPKQDDTIQDADFEEVK; encoded by the coding sequence ATGGGAAAGATTATTGGAATTGACTTAGGAACAACAAACTCTTGTGTTTCTGTATTTGAAGGCAATGAGCCAGTGGTAATCGCTAACAGCGAGGGTAAGCGCACTACACCTTCTATCGTGGGCTTCGTTGAGGGCGGCGAGCGTAAGGTGGGTGATCCTGCTAAACGTCAGGCTATCACAAACCCAGAGAAGACCGTTTACTCTATTAAGCGTTTCATGGGTGAAACTTACGCACAGTGTCAGAAAGAGGCTGAGCGTGTTCCATTTAAGGTTGTTAACGAGGGTGGTTATCCACGTGTACAGATTGACGACCGTAAATATACTCCACAGGAGATTTCTGCAATGGTATTGCAGAAGATGAAGAAGACCGCTGAGGACTATCTTGGTCAGGAGGTGACAGATGCAGTTATCACCGTACCAGCATACTTCTCTGACTCACAGCGTCAGGCAACTAAGGAGGCTGGTCAGATTGCTGGTCTTAACGTACAGCGTATCGTGAATGAGCCTACTGCCGCAGCGCTTGCTTATGGTGTTGACAAGGCTAATAAGGATATGAAGATTGCCGTATTCGACCTTGGTGGTGGTACATTCGATATCTCTATCCTTGAGTTCGGTGGTGGTGTGTTCGAGGTTCTTTCTACGAATGGTGATACTCACCTTGGTGGTGACGACTTCGATCAGGTAATTATCGATTGGCTCGCTGACGGCTTTAAGTCTGAGGAGGGTATCGACTTGAGAAAGGATCCAATGGCAATGCAGCGTTTGAAGGAAGCTGCTGAGAAGGCTAAGATTGAGTTGTCAAGCTCTTCTTCTACAGAGATTAACTTGCCATATATCACTGCTGAGGGTGGTGTACCAAAGCACTTGGTAAAGACCTTGACCCGTTCACAGTTTGAGCAGTTGGCACACAACCTCATCCAGGCTTGTCTCGTTCCTTGTCAGAATGCTATCCGTGATGCTAAGTTGCAGACATCAGATATTGATGAGGTTATCCTCGTAGGTGGTTCAAGCCGTATCCCTGCTGTGCAGACATTGGTAAAGAACTACTTTGGTAAGGAGCCTTCAAAGGGTGTTAATCCTGATGAGGTGGTTGCTGTCGGTGCAGCTATTCAGGGTGCTATCCTCAACAAGGAAAGTGGTGTGGGTGACATCGTATTGCTCGACGTAACTCCATTGACCCTCGGTATTGAGACAATGGGTGGCGTGATGACTAAGCTCATCGATGCTAACTCTACTATCCCTTGCAAGAAGAGTGAGGTGTTCTCTACCGCAGCTGATAACCAGACAGAGGTTACTATCCACGTTCTGCAGGGTGAGCGTCCAATGGCAGCACAGAACAAGTCAATCGGTCAGTTCAACCTGACAGGTATTGCTCCAGCTCGTCGTGGTGTGCCACAGATTGAGGTAACATTCGACATCGATGCTAACGGTATCCTCAACGTATCAGCTAAGGACAAGGCAACAGGTAAGGAGCAGAGCATCCGCATCGAGGCTTCAAGCGGTTTGAGCGAGGAGGAAATCAATCGTATGAAGGCTGAAGCTGAGCAGAACGCCGAGAACGACAAGAAGGAGCGTGAGAAGATTGACAAGCTGAATCAGGCTGACTCAATGATCTTCACCACCGAAAACTTCTTGAAGGACAATGGTGACAAGGTTCCAGCCGACCAGAAGTCAGGTATCGAGTCAGCTCTCCAGCAGCTCCGTGATGTTCATAAGTCAGCTGACGTTGCAGCAATCGACACAGCTATCAACAACCTCAACACTGTTATGCAGGCAGCATCACAGCAGATGTATAGCCAAGCAGGTGCACAGGCAGGTCCTCAGCCAGGCGCAGATGCTGGTCAGCAGGAGCAGCCAAAGCAGGATGACACCATCCAGGATGCAGACTTTGAGGAAGTGAAGTAA
- a CDS encoding AbiH family protein, which produces MPTSYPDFLKYYEGIKTSDYTVASIKQSFLSKVKIEKGQEWKDLEIALGLFTKDVFDVESFKDFYRDISSALKEYLTLAEENLPNLSPDDEIKFWEDLMFPEDYLHVKSRKKVFDIYSNKDKVTANIINFNYTNTLEHLLSSKKDAFNGYGDSSRSSHFWVRDIKHVHGKLNESDLLFGVNDLSQIENEDFCMDENFQDLIIKPKGNEELGTGVDTECASLISEADIFYIYGTSLGPTDKLWWDCILRRFMNSNAILLYFHYTSQKVKTDLLERDYIGIERDLRKLVMERIGIEGDIKSFRNRIFVARNADIFPIYPKRVIIV; this is translated from the coding sequence ATGCCTACAAGTTATCCCGATTTTCTTAAATACTATGAAGGTATAAAAACATCTGATTACACTGTTGCTTCTATCAAACAAAGTTTTTTGTCAAAAGTAAAAATAGAGAAAGGTCAAGAATGGAAAGACTTAGAAATAGCCTTGGGATTATTTACAAAAGATGTTTTTGATGTGGAATCATTTAAGGATTTCTACAGAGATATTAGTTCTGCCTTAAAAGAATATCTAACATTGGCTGAAGAAAATTTACCAAATTTATCGCCCGATGATGAGATTAAATTTTGGGAAGATTTGATGTTCCCAGAAGATTATCTTCATGTTAAATCTAGAAAGAAAGTGTTTGATATTTACTCTAATAAGGATAAAGTAACGGCTAATATAATTAATTTTAACTATACAAATACATTGGAACACCTTTTGAGTAGTAAGAAAGATGCTTTTAATGGCTATGGCGACTCTTCCAGATCTAGTCATTTTTGGGTCAGAGATATAAAGCATGTACATGGGAAATTGAATGAGTCGGATTTACTATTTGGGGTAAATGACTTAAGCCAGATAGAAAACGAGGATTTTTGCATGGATGAGAATTTTCAGGATTTAATAATCAAGCCTAAAGGCAATGAGGAGTTAGGTACAGGAGTAGATACAGAGTGTGCTTCCTTAATTAGTGAGGCAGATATTTTTTATATTTATGGCACATCCTTAGGTCCTACTGATAAATTATGGTGGGATTGTATTTTACGCAGATTTATGAATTCCAATGCAATCCTCTTATATTTTCATTATACTTCTCAAAAAGTAAAAACAGATTTACTTGAAAGAGACTATATAGGTATAGAGCGAGATTTACGTAAACTTGTAATGGAACGAATTGGCATTGAAGGAGACATAAAATCTTTCCGTAATCGTATATTCGTTGCACGTAATGCAGATATCTTTCCTATTTATCCAAAGAGAGTGATAATAGTTTAA
- a CDS encoding ion transporter yields the protein MNRQKIANIIDRKSRSDWMCTAYDWFMVLTILVSLLPLMFMGTYKVFWFTEMASTLVFIIDYLLRWGTADLRSNNRKIAFLFYPFSFMAIIDLLSILPAVTLLNPAFKLFRFTRLLRLTRVLKMFGISSKVRLFMSILYKERQVLSSVLVLALLYIFVTALILFNVEPHINPYTGQPTFRSFFDALYWATVTLTTVGYGDMCPVTDVGRFVSMLSSLFGIAVIALPSGVITARYLDELRKEKD from the coding sequence ATGAATAGACAGAAGATTGCAAACATAATAGACAGGAAGTCACGTTCTGACTGGATGTGTACGGCTTATGACTGGTTCATGGTTCTGACCATTCTCGTAAGCCTTCTTCCGCTGATGTTTATGGGTACGTACAAAGTGTTTTGGTTTACGGAAATGGCTTCAACGCTCGTGTTCATCATTGATTACCTGCTTCGCTGGGGTACGGCTGATTTGAGAAGCAACAATCGTAAGATAGCGTTTCTTTTCTATCCGTTTTCTTTTATGGCAATCATTGACCTGCTGTCCATACTGCCTGCCGTAACGCTGCTTAATCCTGCATTCAAGCTCTTCCGTTTCACACGCCTGTTGAGGCTGACAAGAGTCTTGAAGATGTTTGGAATATCAAGCAAGGTGCGTTTGTTTATGTCCATACTCTACAAGGAGCGTCAGGTCTTGTCTTCTGTCTTGGTCTTGGCTTTGCTCTATATCTTTGTGACGGCACTCATACTGTTCAATGTCGAACCCCACATAAACCCATATACAGGTCAGCCTACCTTCCGTTCTTTCTTTGATGCCTTGTATTGGGCAACCGTGACACTTACCACGGTAGGTTATGGGGATATGTGCCCTGTCACCGATGTCGGTCGTTTCGTTAGTATGCTTTCGTCTCTGTTCGGTATAGCCGTTATCGCTTTGCCCTCTGGTGTCATTACCGCCCGATATCTTGATGAACTGCGTAAGGAGAAGGACTGA
- a CDS encoding DUF6078 family protein — MFTDFSNMPNDWAVCFMHDCILKEQCLRYYVGKTLSVSRHSALTVLPSARSGNSCKEFHAMKKERLAWGFSHLFDDVKHSDYRSLRRAMEDHFGSRFVYYRYHRGINKLSEEEQQWVNDFFQRYGYATPRVYDNYQTGWEY; from the coding sequence ATGTTTACAGATTTTTCTAACATGCCCAATGACTGGGCAGTGTGCTTTATGCACGATTGTATTCTCAAAGAGCAGTGCCTACGCTATTATGTGGGTAAGACACTCTCTGTTAGCCGACATTCGGCATTGACTGTTCTTCCCTCTGCTCGTTCTGGCAATAGCTGTAAGGAGTTTCACGCTATGAAGAAAGAACGACTGGCGTGGGGATTCTCGCATCTTTTTGATGATGTGAAGCATAGTGACTACCGCTCTTTGCGCCGTGCTATGGAGGACCATTTCGGAAGTCGTTTTGTCTACTATCGTTACCATCGGGGGATTAACAAGCTGAGCGAGGAAGAGCAGCAATGGGTTAACGACTTTTTCCAGCGTTATGGTTATGCTACTCCACGTGTTTATGATAATTACCAAACGGGCTGGGAGTATTAG
- a CDS encoding VapE domain-containing protein produces the protein MKYKNLKNIKVENQRNRQTDKLKHDITRRLLDYLERKYEMRYNTALGCTEIRKTGSNEPFVPADERMRNTIAIKARLDGIDVWDKDIRRYTESDFVKIFNPVDDFLNSLRGRWDGKDHINALADCVPNDNARWADWFHTWFLAMVAQWMGLDNAHGNSVAPLLISRQGYRKSTFCKRLLPEALQWGYNDNLVISEKQNTLRAMTQSLLINIDEFNTLSAKTQDGFLKNVMQLASVKLRQPYRQQQVMLPRVASFIATANVSDVFSDPSGCRRFIAVTLTGPIRLPDRIDYEQLYAQAVAELEAGRRYWFDEADTQEIMANNVQYQQRTPAEALFFECFSIPKDLTKGAYMTAASIFSLLRQRYGSQLHLTSLSHFGRVLANIPNLHSKHSSHGTEYLVAIRSSIDQSVNPKLKR, from the coding sequence ATGAAATATAAGAATCTTAAAAATATCAAAGTAGAAAATCAACGTAACCGTCAAACGGACAAACTTAAACATGATATTACCCGTCGTCTGCTCGACTATCTTGAGCGGAAGTATGAAATGCGGTATAACACCGCCTTGGGCTGTACGGAAATCCGTAAGACAGGAAGTAACGAACCTTTTGTACCAGCGGATGAACGTATGCGCAATACTATCGCCATCAAGGCACGACTCGATGGTATTGATGTGTGGGACAAGGACATCCGACGATACACAGAGTCGGACTTTGTCAAGATTTTTAATCCTGTGGACGACTTCCTCAATAGTCTGCGAGGGAGATGGGACGGAAAGGACCATATCAATGCTTTGGCAGACTGTGTACCCAATGACAATGCACGGTGGGCAGACTGGTTTCACACGTGGTTTCTTGCGATGGTGGCGCAATGGATGGGCTTGGATAATGCACATGGCAACAGTGTTGCACCGCTACTCATCTCACGACAGGGCTATCGGAAGTCTACCTTCTGTAAACGCTTGCTGCCCGAAGCGTTACAGTGGGGCTATAATGATAATCTTGTCATCAGTGAGAAACAGAATACGCTGCGGGCAATGACACAGTCGTTACTGATTAATATTGATGAGTTTAATACGCTGTCTGCCAAGACGCAGGACGGTTTTTTGAAGAATGTCATGCAGCTTGCAAGTGTGAAACTCCGTCAGCCTTACCGCCAACAGCAAGTCATGTTGCCACGTGTAGCCTCTTTCATCGCCACAGCAAATGTCTCGGATGTCTTTAGCGATCCCAGTGGCTGTCGCCGTTTTATTGCAGTTACGCTGACTGGTCCAATCCGTCTGCCTGACCGCATAGACTATGAGCAGCTTTATGCACAGGCAGTTGCCGAACTTGAGGCTGGTAGGCGATACTGGTTTGATGAGGCTGACACCCAAGAGATTATGGCAAACAACGTGCAATATCAGCAGCGCACCCCTGCTGAGGCTCTCTTCTTCGAGTGCTTTTCTATCCCTAAGGACCTGACCAAGGGTGCCTATATGACAGCCGCCTCCATCTTCAGTCTTCTCCGCCAGCGATACGGCAGTCAGCTACACCTGACGAGCCTCTCCCATTTCGGCCGTGTCCTTGCCAACATCCCGAATCTCCACAGCAAGCATTCTTCGCACGGCACAGAGTATTTGGTAGCGATACGTAGCAGTATAGATCAGTCCGTCAATCCTAAATTAAAACGTTAG
- a CDS encoding Fic family protein produces the protein MITDFEEYIRQSEPHKREKGYAWQTAIGLQAVDGLKTSDYLRETARQHIEGDITIEEVKLLVNSYYESKTARKGVGNRTEEADKVSARITELLSEQSFTFSPLEYISIHRRLFEGIYEHAGKIRDYNITKKEWVLNGETVLYAGADSFRETLDYDFAREKEYDYKHHDIAEAVSHISKFVSDLWQIHPFGEGNTRTTAVFIIKYLRTFGFDISNETFANYSWYFRNALVRANYNNMPKGIFATMQYLEAFFRNLILGEQNELKNRLLHIEAPKHLVQSASLEVPKSHNDTLDCTLEEVALIKFVKEKPQATQKEIAVHIGKSERTVKRMTTRLSERGIIERKNGKRNGYWEIKNKELNN, from the coding sequence ATGATAACCGACTTTGAAGAATATATCCGACAGAGCGAGCCGCATAAACGAGAGAAAGGTTATGCGTGGCAGACGGCTATTGGTTTGCAGGCTGTTGATGGCTTGAAGACTTCTGATTATTTGCGTGAAACTGCTCGCCAGCATATTGAGGGTGACATCACGATTGAGGAGGTGAAGCTGCTCGTCAATAGCTATTATGAGTCAAAGACTGCTCGTAAGGGGGTCGGGAATAGGACGGAAGAGGCTGATAAAGTTTCGGCTCGTATTACCGAATTGCTATCTGAACAGAGCTTTACGTTCTCGCCATTGGAATATATTTCAATTCATCGTCGTTTGTTTGAAGGCATCTATGAGCATGCAGGAAAGATAAGAGATTATAACATTACGAAAAAGGAATGGGTGTTGAATGGAGAAACGGTACTATATGCTGGTGCTGATAGTTTCCGTGAAACGCTGGATTACGACTTTGCCCGTGAAAAAGAATACGATTATAAGCATCATGATATAGCAGAAGCTGTGAGCCATATCTCAAAATTTGTTTCTGACCTTTGGCAAATTCATCCGTTCGGGGAGGGCAATACCCGTACAACGGCAGTTTTTATCATTAAGTATCTGCGTACATTTGGTTTCGACATCAGCAACGAAACCTTTGCTAACTATTCGTGGTATTTTCGTAACGCACTGGTTCGAGCCAACTATAACAATATGCCTAAAGGCATCTTTGCTACGATGCAATACCTTGAAGCATTCTTTCGCAATTTGATATTAGGTGAGCAGAATGAACTAAAGAACAGACTTCTACATATAGAAGCACCAAAGCATTTGGTTCAAAGTGCCAGTCTGGAAGTTCCAAAGAGCCATAATGACACTTTGGATTGCACTTTGGAAGAAGTAGCACTTATAAAGTTTGTCAAGGAGAAACCACAAGCAACGCAAAAGGAAATTGCTGTGCATATAGGTAAGTCTGAGCGAACCGTAAAACGTATGACAACGCGTTTGTCAGAACGTGGCATTATTGAACGCAAAAATGGTAAGCGCAATGGCTATTGGGAGATTAAAAACAAAGAACTAAACAACTAA